From Scophthalmus maximus strain ysfricsl-2021 chromosome 14, ASM2237912v1, whole genome shotgun sequence, one genomic window encodes:
- the sumo3b gene encoding small ubiquitin-related modifier 3 isoform X1: MSEEKPKEGVKTENDHINLKVAGQDGSVVQFKIKRHTPLSKLMKAYCERQGLSIRQIRFRFDGQPINETDTPAQLEMEDEDTIDVFQQQTGGGCS; this comes from the exons ATGTCCGAGGAAAAGCCAAAG GAAGGAGTGAAGACGGAGAACGACCACATCAACCTCAAGGTGGCTGGTCAGGACGGGTCGGTGGTTCAGTTCAAGATCAAGAGGCACACTCCGCTCAGCAAACTCATGAAGGCGTACTGCGAACGACAG GGACTGTCGATTCGTCAGATACGCTTTAGGTTCGACGGACAGCCCATCAATGAAACGGACACACCTGCACAG CTGGAGATGGAGGACGAAGACACTattgatgtatttcaacaaCAGACAGGAGGCGGCTGTTCTTAA
- the pttg1ipb gene encoding PTTG1 interacting protein b, with product MSGVRWAPVAAAALTLCGVFLSTGAQSSSPAPDSCALKSNSSCAECLQNVTCLWCIPTQQCIDYPVRNILPPSSVCPLTDARWGVCWVNFQVLIITMSVLAGVIIVALFVCCCCCCKCERVGNKREDAKVERQTRARTSRQKARRTEMQLRHDEIRQKYGIAKDNPYARMDDH from the exons ATGTCCGGAGTCCGCTGGGCCCCGGTGGCCGCCGCAGCCTTGACCCTCTGCGGCGTGTTCCTGTCGACAGGGGCGCAgagctcctctcctgctccgG ATTCTTGTGCCTTGAAATCCAACAGCAGCTGTGCCGAGTGTCTGCAGAATGTGACC TGTTTGTGGTGCATACCGACCCAACAATGCATTGACTACCCGGTGAGGAACATCCTGCCCCCCAGCAGTGTGTGTCCTCTGACTGATGCACGATGGGGGGTCTGCTGGG TCAACTTCCAGGTTTTGATCATCACCATGTCGGTGCTGGCTGGCGTCATCATCGTTGCCCTTttcgtctgctgctgctgctgctgcaaatgtgAAAGAGTCGG AAACAAGAGAGAAGACGCAAAGGTGGAGCGACAAACCCGTGCGAGGACGTCTCGTCAGAAAGCAAG GAGAACAGAAATGCAGTTGAGGCATGATGAAATCAGGCAGAAATATG GTATAGCAAAAGATAATCCATATGCCCGTATGGATGACCATTAA
- the sumo3b gene encoding small ubiquitin-related modifier 3 isoform X2 codes for MSRTPEGVKTENDHINLKVAGQDGSVVQFKIKRHTPLSKLMKAYCERQGLSIRQIRFRFDGQPINETDTPAQLEMEDEDTIDVFQQQTGGGCS; via the exons ATGTCCCGGACACCG GAAGGAGTGAAGACGGAGAACGACCACATCAACCTCAAGGTGGCTGGTCAGGACGGGTCGGTGGTTCAGTTCAAGATCAAGAGGCACACTCCGCTCAGCAAACTCATGAAGGCGTACTGCGAACGACAG GGACTGTCGATTCGTCAGATACGCTTTAGGTTCGACGGACAGCCCATCAATGAAACGGACACACCTGCACAG CTGGAGATGGAGGACGAAGACACTattgatgtatttcaacaaCAGACAGGAGGCGGCTGTTCTTAA